The sequence below is a genomic window from Oncorhynchus kisutch isolate 150728-3 unplaced genomic scaffold, Okis_V2 scaffold1796, whole genome shotgun sequence.
gcgatcggACAAGACTTTAACTGCCAATTGAATAtgtcaaaattggggagaaaaaggggtaaaaaaaacaaaaacgttTTTGCATTTTGTCTTgatttaagtttagggttaggttagcagtgtgttagggtaaaggttagagttaggtttcaAATccgattttatgactttgtggctgtgcaaGCTGGTGACCACTGCAGAGCTGTCTCCAGAACAAGATTCGTGACAAAAAACACTAACCTGTGTAAAATGACAGGTAGCCTAACACGTTTAGGGCCAACAGAGGATACATTTTGATATAGGCCTATGCGGCATCAATAACAATATATAGGCTATTTTCTTTAGGCCTAAATATTGTAGTAGAAAAAACACAAAGATTGTAGTTTATCACAAACTAAAAGTGCAACAATTGTAGCCGACTCACTTGAGTTCCTCCTCCTCAATGAAGCCGCTGGCGTCGTTGTCCAGGATCCCGAAGACTTTCTTCACCTCCGCGGGACTCTTTTTGGTCAAGCCACACTGCTGGAAGAACTTCTTGCAGTTGAAGGAGTCCGGTGCTGATGGATTAAGGATGACATGAGAAAAAATGAACAGGCGTGTTCGGCCTTAGATCTGGTACAGGTCGTTAACGAGGAAGTGGAGGTAGGGCTTGTGGAAGAACGCGAACACGAATCCTAACCTTTACCCTTTTAGCCACCTatccacctagctagaattcattACATGTCATATGTTTTGCGAATtcctaacatattgtacattttgcaagTTCGTAACATACTgcacgttttgcaaattcgtaacatataacaCGAATTGCAATtaataacatatcatatgaaatagTTGATGGACATCCGCAAATGAATGCATACAAAACGAAACGTAACACATCACTCTAAATGGAGTCTCAGATTTACacacagaataatatgaaatgctccgAGACCATGTtgcagctgattcaaataaccaactaatCTGTTTAGTCTAGTCTTGTTCACTCATAGGCATATCACATTTTGATTTATTCAAAAACTCCATTTAAATTAAGACAATTGTTTGCATTATAATTCTTCCTGATACATTTAGGGACAAAAACTGACAGAGACAACTGCTATCTATTCTGTCCTAAATGCTttgagggtttttatttttatgtcacctttatttaaccaggtaggctagttgagaacaagttctcatttacaactgcgacctggccaagataaaacatagcagtgtgaacagacaacaacacagagttacacagggagtaaacaattaacaagtcaataacacagtagaaaaaaatgaaaaaaaagagtctatatacattgtgtgcaaaaggcaggaggaggtaggcgaataattacaattttgcagattaacactggagtgataaatgatcagatggtcatgcacaggtagagatactggtgtgcaaaagagcagaaaagtaaataaatataaacagtatggggatgaggtaggtaaattgggtgggctatttaccgatagactatgtacagctgcagcgatcggttagctgctcagatagcagatgtttgaagttggtgagtgagataaaagtctccaacttcagcgttTCGTGTGAGTCTACGTAGCCTACATGTGTTTTCTCTAAAATAGGCCTCATTTTGATCCACCTAAGTAGGCCTATACttctgttttttgtttgacaAAAAACAATGGACTACCTTATTTGACTTTATTTAGTATAGTGAATCTGCCCATAGCCTAGGCTACCACTAATGCGGTGAAGGAATCTAATGAAGAAAGCAATAATGATATGAGTGGAAGATGATACCTTGGCAGTCCTTCATAGCAGCGTCTATGGCATCAGCGGAAAGGATAGATGAGAGCGACATTTTAATCCTGTCGAATGAACAAAAGTGGTGAATTATTAACACATTTAGTCAGGTAGGCTAAACAGCAATGCATACTTCTTTGAAGACAAGGCGTTGGTTTGACTGGTGCAGAATATTATAATTATTTGGATAGCATCTTTTAAAGCACAGCTTCAGA
It includes:
- the LOC116367859 gene encoding parvalbumin, thymic CPV3, with amino-acid sequence MSLSSILSADAIDAAMKDCQAPDSFNCKKFFQQCGLTKKSPAEVKKVFGILDNDASGFIEEEELKFFLQRFNPGARVLTEKETKAFMSAADDDSDGMIGADEFQAMVLS